Proteins from a genomic interval of Rosa chinensis cultivar Old Blush chromosome 2, RchiOBHm-V2, whole genome shotgun sequence:
- the LOC112183894 gene encoding uncharacterized protein LOC112183894 isoform X1 gives MYNFGDELTLETYRVPWLIWIQVIVMVLLLLLLYCFSMLVLDLPDDNTKPSSSSTRLVSSHNFTTTVSTNRLQSTQVGESMKGEIISSTSRVMRAEDMVEMEGSPTPIIYLHPCYYFRLARLAFLKCLGLDPSGESLSTPQRGKRKES, from the exons ATGTACAATTTTGGAGATGAACTCACTTTAGAAACCTACAGGGTCCCCTGGCTTATATGGATCCAGGTGATAGTGAtggtcctcctcctcctcctactcTACTGCTTCAGCATGTTAGTCTTGGACCTCCCAGATGACAACACCAAGCCTTCGTCTTCCAGCACTCGTTTGGTTTCCAGTCACAACTTCACCACCACAGTTTCTACAAACCGTTTGCAGAGTACCCAG GTAGGAGAAAGTATGAAAGGCGAGATAATATCGAGCACCAGTAGAGTAATGAGAGCAGAGGACATGGTCGAAATGGAGGGCTCACCAACACCCATCATATACCTCCACCCATGCTATTATTTTAGACTTGCGAGGCTTGCATTTCTCAAGTGTCTGGGTTTGGATCCTAGTGGTGAAAGTTTATCAACCCCGCAGAGagggaagagaaaagaaagctgA
- the LOC112183894 gene encoding uncharacterized protein LOC112183894 isoform X2 yields the protein MYNFGDELTLETYRVPWLIWIQVIVMVLLLLLLYCFSMLVLDLPDDNTKPSSSSTRLVSSHNFTTTVSTNRLQSTQGTQQHHFVDLFLYCKTCRRKYERRDNIEHQ from the exons ATGTACAATTTTGGAGATGAACTCACTTTAGAAACCTACAGGGTCCCCTGGCTTATATGGATCCAGGTGATAGTGAtggtcctcctcctcctcctactcTACTGCTTCAGCATGTTAGTCTTGGACCTCCCAGATGACAACACCAAGCCTTCGTCTTCCAGCACTCGTTTGGTTTCCAGTCACAACTTCACCACCACAGTTTCTACAAACCGTTTGCAGAGTACCCAG GGGACACAACAGCACCATTTTGTGGACCTGTTCTTATATTGCAAGACTT GTAGGAGAAAGTATGAAAGGCGAGATAATATCGAGCACCAGTAG
- the LOC112189379 gene encoding uncharacterized protein LOC112189379 isoform X1 yields MKVQRVPFLRVQTCSFGKDCICKGLVALVHRPKESFFLIPQLLWKVNKLIDLFRLGRRNRNLLNASNLLPDAAKSFGMPCFSLSLICCCCCCDGSSLT; encoded by the exons ATGAAGGTTCAACGAGTTCCTTTTCTAAG AGTACAAACATGCTCTTTTGGTAAAGATTGCATCTGTAAGGGACTTGTTGCTCTTGTGCATCGGCCAAAGGAATCCTTTTTCCTTATTCCTCAG CTTCTGTGGAAAGTTAACAAGCTCATTGATCTTTTTCGCTTGGGCAGGAGGAACCGAAATCTGTTGAATGCCTCCAACCTGCTTCCCGATGCTGCAAAGAGTTT TGGAATGCCCTGTTTTAGCTTGTCATTGATTTGCTGTTGCTGCTGTTGTGATGGGTCCTCTCTTACCTAG
- the LOC112189379 gene encoding uncharacterized protein LOC112189379 isoform X2 — protein sequence MKVQRVPFLRVQTCSFGKDCICKGLVALVHRPKESFFLIPQLLWKVNKLIDLFRLGRRNRNLLNASNLLPDAAKMECPVLACH from the exons ATGAAGGTTCAACGAGTTCCTTTTCTAAG AGTACAAACATGCTCTTTTGGTAAAGATTGCATCTGTAAGGGACTTGTTGCTCTTGTGCATCGGCCAAAGGAATCCTTTTTCCTTATTCCTCAG CTTCTGTGGAAAGTTAACAAGCTCATTGATCTTTTTCGCTTGGGCAGGAGGAACCGAAATCTGTTGAATGCCTCCAACCTGCTTCCCGATGCTGCAAAGA TGGAATGCCCTGTTTTAGCTTGTCATTGA
- the LOC112189379 gene encoding uncharacterized protein LOC112189379 isoform X3 → MKVQRVPFLRVQTCSFGKDCICKGLVALVHRPKESFFLIPQEEPKSVECLQPASRCCKDGMPCFSLSLICCCCCCDGSSLT, encoded by the exons ATGAAGGTTCAACGAGTTCCTTTTCTAAG AGTACAAACATGCTCTTTTGGTAAAGATTGCATCTGTAAGGGACTTGTTGCTCTTGTGCATCGGCCAAAGGAATCCTTTTTCCTTATTCCTCAG GAGGAACCGAAATCTGTTGAATGCCTCCAACCTGCTTCCCGATGCTGCAAAGA TGGAATGCCCTGTTTTAGCTTGTCATTGATTTGCTGTTGCTGCTGTTGTGATGGGTCCTCTCTTACCTAG